GAAACCGCCGTAACGGCAGTTATACAGGCAAGTTTACTGGGCAGTGGTTTCGATGATCTCGAACCCTGGAATCGCATCATGGAGGACTTGGCCACCTGTTCACGGCAAACCTATCGCAGTTTGATTTATGAAGAACCGGACTTTTTAGACTTCTTTCTGTCTGTAACTCCCATTCCTGAAATTAGTCTTTTACAGATTAGTTCCCGACCGGCCCGCCGGAAAAGTGGTCAACAGGATTTAAGTACCCTGCGGGCAATTCCCTGGGTGTTTAGTTGGACGCAAACTCGTTTTCTTTTACCGGCTTGGTATGGTTTAGGGACAGCTTTACAGATGTTTCTCGATGATTCTCCTAGCAGAAATTTGGAATTGTTACGTCATTTTTATCACAAGTGGCCTTTCTTCCAGATGGTGATTTCTAAGGCAGAAATGACTTTATCAAAGGTGGATCTACAGATGGCCTATCACTACGTCAGTGAACTTTCTAAACAGGAAGATCGAGAACGTTTTGAACGTCTGTTTGAAAGGATCAAAGAGGAATATAATCGCACCAGCGAGATTGTTCTCCAGATCACCGGCGAGAAAAATTTATTAGATAATGATCCGAATTTACAGCGCTCGGTGCAGTTACGCAACGGTTCGATCGTTCCCCTCGGGTTCCTACAGGTGTCTCTCCTGAAGCGTTTACGTCAATACAATAGTCAAGCCCAATCCGGTGTGATTCATTTCCGCTATTCTAAAGAGGAGTTATTAAGGGGCGCTTTAATGACGATTAATGGTATTGCCGCAGGGATGAGAAATACCGGTTGATTACAGATAATTAATGGTAGTTTTCGGGTGGTTATCTTGAAGGTAATCCCCCTATTTTTTGGAGTTGTCAACTTTTTGTAGAACTTCTACTAAGTTGTTATTTTTAAAGGGAAAATCACCGCTAAAATTGGGCTTTATTGCCGATTTTATCACTCAATACCCACCCGGAAGGATTCTACTGGTTAATATTACTATTATCTATTAACTAAAAATGAATATTTTACCGCTAATAGTTGACAATCGACGATCGATCCCGAAGAGAAGCAATTAAGCTCACCGGTGTGTCGGAAGATTAGAGATTGTGCCAAAATGGAGAAAGTGACCGAATGATTACAGGTAAATTGTTAAAGAAAGGATCGAGTAACCGTGACTGATACGAACTTAGATATACTATCCCTGACCGATCCAGCGATCGCAGGGATTTTGCAAAAAGAACTGCAACGTCAAAGAGATCACCTAGAATTAATCGCTAGTGAAAACTTCACCTCGGCTGCCGTCATGGCCGCCCAAGGTTCGGTTTTAACCAACAAATACGCGGAAGGACTGCCAAAAAAACGCTACTATGGCGGTTGCGAATACATTGATGAAGCGGAACAATTAGCGATCGATCGGGTTAAACGACTATTTGGGGCAAACCACGCTAACGTACAACCCCACTCCGGGGCCCAAGCTAATTTCGCCGTTTTCCTGACCCTCTTGCAGCCAGGCGATACGATTATGGGCATGGATCTCTCCCACGGTGGTCATCTTACCCACGGTTCCCCCGTTAACGTTTCCGGGAAATGGTTCCGAGTGGTACAGTACGGAGTAAGTCCCGAAAGCGAACGCCTTGACTACGATCTCATCCTTGACATCGCCCGCAAAGAAAAACCAAAACTAATTATCTGCGGTTATTCTGCCTACTCGCGCCGGATTGATTTCGAGAAATTCCGCGCCATCGCTGACGAAGTGGGGGCCTACCTGATGGCAGATATCGCCCATATTGCCGGTTTAGTGGCCACTGGTCATCATCCTAACCCCCTACCCTACTGTGATGTGGTAACTACCACCACTCACAAAACTCTGCGCGGTCCTAGGGGGGGGTTAATTATGACCAAAGACGAGGAATTAGGCAAAAAATTCGATAAATCCGTCTTCCCCGGTACCCAAGGCGGACCCCTAGAACACGTGGTCGCGGCAAAAGCAGTGGCTTTTGGGGAGGCCCTGAAACCAGAGTTTAAAATCTATTCGGGCCAAGTAATCGCTAATGCCCAAGCTTTAGCCGGTCAGTTGAAGGCTAGAGGGATTAAAATTGTCACTGATGGTACGGATAATCACTTGATGTTACTCGATTTAAGATCCGTGGGCATGACTGGGAAAGAAGCCGATCGCTTGGTCAGTACCATCAATATTACCGCTAATAAAAATACTGTTCCCTTCGATCCCGAGTCTCCCTTTGTCACCAGTGGTCTGCGCTTGGGTTCCCCGGCTATGACCACCAGAGGACTAGGAGAAACGGAATTTATCGAGATTGGCAACATTATCGCCGATATTCTCCTTAATCCAGGGGATGAAGCCCTGAGAACTGCTTGCCGTCAACGGGTAGCAAAACTCTGTGAAAGCTTCCCCCTCTATCCCCATCTCCATATTTCCGTCCCCGCCTTGGCCTAAAACGAGAGATAATAAAAACTCATAATTGGTGATTGCCTGTCAGTTGCCAATTGTGAATTAAATCGCCCCCCAATTCCCATGTCCGGAGATTTATACTATCTAATTGCCTTTCTGATCGCCCATACCGTGGTACTTTGGAGTACCCCCCTCGTCAGAACCGTCGGACTGAAAAGCGGTTACGTCGATAAACCCAACGAAAGGAAGGTCCATGAAAAGCCTATGGTTCGACTGGGGGGAGTTTCGATCTTTATCGGCGCTTTAACTGCCCTCCTGATTGTTTGGTGGTTGGGAGGGTTTGCTGGTTTAAACAGCGATCGAGAATGGGAAGTGTGGGGCGTAACCCTAGGCGGTTTGGGCTTTTTTCTCATCGGTCTAGCGGATGATCTTTTTAATCTTTCGCCCCTCAATCGTCTGGTAATGCAGTTTAGCGTCGCTTTTCTAGCTTGGCAAGCCGGCGTTAGGATCGATTTCCTCTCTATTCCCTTCGGCGATTTATTACAAATTCATTGGCTAAGTTTACCGATTACTCTCCTCTGGTTAGTGGGGATGGCTAATGCGATTAACTGGATTGACGGTTTAGATGGATTAGCGGCGGGGGTTTCGGGTATATCTGCCGTGGTGATTTTGATTGTAACTTTGGTGATGGGACAACCGGCCGCCGCTATTATCGCCGCTGCTTTAGCGGGTGGGGCCTTGGGTTTTCTGCGTTACAATTTTAACCCCGCCCAAATTTTTATGGGGGATGGTGGGGCCTATTTTATGGGTTTTACCCTGGCGGGTGTGGCGGTGATTGGATTGGCTAAAACTACTGCTGTGACTACTGTTGCCGTTACCGCCGTCCTATTACCCTATCTCATCCTCGCGGTTCCTCTCCTCGATATGTCCACGGTGATTATTTCCCGTCTCAAACGCGGAAAATCCCCTTTTGTGGCTGATAAACGTCATTTACACCACCGTTTACTGAAAGCGGGTATCTCTCACCGTCTGACAGTATTATTTATCTACTCCCTAACTCTCTGGGTGGGCAGTTTAGCCCTCGGTTTCTCCAATGTTCCCAGTGGTTGGGGTTTTGCCTTTGGTGCGACTCTCCTCCTCGGTTACGTCGGTTGGCAAGTCTGGCGCAATCGTGGCAGTGAACCGTAAGCCGTCTTAAAGTCGTCAGCTATCAGCTTTTTTCTGCGGATATCCCTTCGGCATCCAGTTTGTCACTATGAGAGAGCAAGCAATGATGAATTTTTATCTTGATAAAATAATTTGATTCTACTGAACTCTCGACGCAGTAAATTTTCAACTTGTAAAGTAGAACAGTTTCCTAGTCTCAACCAGATGACTTTGGGAGGATTCCCAAACA
This portion of the Microcystis aeruginosa NIES-2549 genome encodes:
- the glyA gene encoding serine hydroxymethyltransferase; the encoded protein is MTDTNLDILSLTDPAIAGILQKELQRQRDHLELIASENFTSAAVMAAQGSVLTNKYAEGLPKKRYYGGCEYIDEAEQLAIDRVKRLFGANHANVQPHSGAQANFAVFLTLLQPGDTIMGMDLSHGGHLTHGSPVNVSGKWFRVVQYGVSPESERLDYDLILDIARKEKPKLIICGYSAYSRRIDFEKFRAIADEVGAYLMADIAHIAGLVATGHHPNPLPYCDVVTTTTHKTLRGPRGGLIMTKDEELGKKFDKSVFPGTQGGPLEHVVAAKAVAFGEALKPEFKIYSGQVIANAQALAGQLKARGIKIVTDGTDNHLMLLDLRSVGMTGKEADRLVSTINITANKNTVPFDPESPFVTSGLRLGSPAMTTRGLGETEFIEIGNIIADILLNPGDEALRTACRQRVAKLCESFPLYPHLHISVPALA
- a CDS encoding glycosyltransferase family 4 protein; translation: MSGDLYYLIAFLIAHTVVLWSTPLVRTVGLKSGYVDKPNERKVHEKPMVRLGGVSIFIGALTALLIVWWLGGFAGLNSDREWEVWGVTLGGLGFFLIGLADDLFNLSPLNRLVMQFSVAFLAWQAGVRIDFLSIPFGDLLQIHWLSLPITLLWLVGMANAINWIDGLDGLAAGVSGISAVVILIVTLVMGQPAAAIIAAALAGGALGFLRYNFNPAQIFMGDGGAYFMGFTLAGVAVIGLAKTTAVTTVAVTAVLLPYLILAVPLLDMSTVIISRLKRGKSPFVADKRHLHHRLLKAGISHRLTVLFIYSLTLWVGSLALGFSNVPSGWGFAFGATLLLGYVGWQVWRNRGSEP